The sequence AGGACGCTGTTGACTCCTGCAGGGTCCTCAGTGCCTCACTCAATCTCTCtctttgttttatatatatataaatatatatagttgAGAACTGTCCTGTATATAACAGTAATGTAGCAATAAATGTGCCATTTTTAATAACAGATTATACCTTTTCCAATGTCTGGCTTTTGAATATTGTATAcataaaaaggaaaataaaggaAAACATTGTAATAAAGGGTTTATTGTAGTTCGGGAATGAATTTGTTCATATATTTGCCATTTGGATGAAATGCGCATGAGTCTCTTGATTATGCAACCGAGGCACCACAATATATTCAAGATAAACCAATTTCATAAAGTCAACTCTTTCAGAAGTGGGATATTAGTTTGAATTACACATTGCCTGCTAAGGTGCAAattcaccaaaaatgtgttttttatatatatatatatatatatatatatatatatgcatgcaTACATTGCATACATTTCGCCCAAAACTGCACCATTAGGATGCAAATGGTCCTCAATGAAAATCAGTGCTAATACACACACGCAGTTACATTGTCATTATACATGGGATTATTGATGGCAGCAGTAAAAAGCCTGTTTCAATGCAACTCATGCATTTTGGGATGCAGTAACAGGATGGAATGACACATTAATTATCTTAGCCATACACGCcttaaattaataaaaacaaggtTATTATTGGGCTATAGTATAGCCCAATAATAACCTTGTAATTCAAATGTGAAAATGTGTGCACTGTAATGGTAATATTATTTGTacagtgtattttgtgaatcGGAGCTAAAGACAGGCGCATGCCTGATGAGTCGGGTCTCAATTCCTGGTGCAACCAGCGCTGGCAATCCATTCTTAATACCAgataatcttttttttaaacgaGTGTGTTGTAAACAGAGACCTTTGACACGATTGCCTGAAATGACCCGTAGCAGTGTCACGATGTTGCACGTCGGTTGTTTTTAAAAAGGCATGGGAAAAGGCAGCCCAGGGTCCTTAACGCCCATCAGCGTTAAAAGGAGCAAAGAACTACAACAAACAGAAGGTCAGGATGGTGCAGAACATACTAAATAAATTCGTCGGTGCGAAGTATATCACTATTCTAAAGACGTGGTAAGTTAAATCAAACAGAGGTGGAGTGGTTTACCGGAAACAATATTTTTTTTAGTTGTTTCAAATGATGTCAACAAGTCTGTGTCCTTCTGTGTGACCCGTTTGGCTAACTAGCTAACTTTAGCTTAGCCTGCTTGATTATTTCCTACTGGTTCAGCTAGCTGGCTAGTTAGCATAATGCTACTGAATAGCAAGGTTAGTGGAGGAGGCAAGTAACAATGTTTATATGACACTAAAGATTTGTATTGGGTATTGTGATATATTTAATGCTCAGGAAATGTAATTGCTAGCTTATCTTAAATTCAATTCTTAAATGTGGAAACATTAATGCCCTGAATATTTTATTGAACAGAACTGTTATTATTCCTTTGCTAACATTTAGTCGTATCTCCTAATTTATTTATGATATACCTGACCAGTTTATTAATCTGATAAACTTCGAGTATACAAAAATCAAGATTTTAGTATAATGTATTAATGACATGAATATATGTTTTTGTGTAAggtgtattattattttctctTGAGTGTAGTGTTGACTTACTCATAATAGTTAAAGTTAATAATACATGACAGCTGTTCGTTTTTGTATCAACGATGACCCTGCATGAATGACTCTGCAAAGTGCACACAGAGAAATAGCCACCGCTGAACAGTGTTTTTTAAGGATTCATATTATATGTAACACAATATGTTTCTCATTATCAAACCTAGTCTATACTATCCAACAATTGTaacttttatttcatattttaatTTAGCCCACGATGTACAACAAGCCAGTTCAGTTCAACCTAGAATATTTGGTTTGTCTAAACCAAACACACAATTATGACTTGTAAATATTGATAATCATACTTAACTTGTGAGAGTAGCAAGAACTGACTACATTTAATTAGGTAGGTGTGCATCCCGAAACTTGAATAAATacaatttatatattttgtaaacCATCATGCCTTCTGAATCATGAGTACAACTATCAAATTGTTCTTTACATATGTATTGCAGTCAGTGGAGTACATGTCTCATTTCTGAAAGCCGTTGTTTTCTCCCGTCTAGGATACCGAACATGGCTGCCTGGGGAACAGTTGGTGGAGTGGCGGTCGTTCACTTCACAGACTGGCGATTAATTCTGGACTATGTGCCATACATTAATCAGAAGTTCAAAAAGGAGGAATAGAGTCCCACACAACTAAATTGTGAGTGTATTGTTAGTTTGACCCACGCTAGTGTAATAGGATATTTTCACACACTCTGTTTGCAATGTTCCTTTGGATTGCTCATTAGCTTTAACCCCACCCATGTAATCATGATAAGATGCAGGCAGGTGTAGGCCATGCCAGGTGTTAAACTGAACATTCAAATAACGCTCTTGAGTATTAGTTACTGTCACCTTGCTTACACCTGGCAGTTTGTTTGAACTCTTCTCAAACATCTGCACATGCAACCCATACTGAAGACAAAACGGTTATTATAATACTTCTGTAGTGCTGAATAACAAGGGAAAGCCCTAGGCTGAGTAAATAAATTGCTTTACGCTTCTGTGTTATCTATAGCTTTGCAAAAGGGTCatatgttttagtttttttgccATTTTCGGTTCACTCCAAAATGATGTGCCAATCAAACTGTACTATCAATACAATGTGACtccaaataaataatacaaaaagaaaagaagcTTATTATGACAAAATAgagatttaaaataaatatgcaTTTATTTGACCTGACCAATTgtgtt is a genomic window of Pseudochaenichthys georgianus chromosome 4, fPseGeo1.2, whole genome shotgun sequence containing:
- the LOC117445292 gene encoding cytochrome b-c1 complex subunit 10-like, translating into MVQNILNKFVGAKYITILKTWIPNMAAWGTVGGVAVVHFTDWRLILDYVPYINQKFKKEE